In Exiguobacterium sibiricum 7-3, a genomic segment contains:
- a CDS encoding WxL protein host-binding domain-containing protein, whose protein sequence is MIIRKKMNAQFAPTIYMTIPLASTGILTPGTYQLDVKLTGDTQEWSFEDDFTISENQVKEMKKTVPDVEEHPNSFLGENSKALMIGSFLIIILLLGYIYRLKRSVSS, encoded by the coding sequence ATGATCATTCGAAAAAAGATGAACGCTCAATTCGCCCCGACGATCTATATGACGATTCCGCTCGCGTCAACGGGAATCCTGACACCGGGAACGTATCAACTGGATGTCAAACTGACCGGCGACACACAGGAATGGTCGTTTGAGGATGATTTTACAATCAGTGAAAATCAGGTAAAGGAAATGAAGAAAACCGTTCCAGACGTTGAAGAACATCCGAACTCCTTTTTGGGAGAAAACTCCAAAGCATTGATGATTGGTTCTTTTCTGATTATCATTCTTTTGCTTGGCTATATTTATCGTTTAAAACGAAGCGTATCTTCATGA
- the pepT gene encoding peptidase T, whose translation MKHDLIRRLTTYAKIDTQSDYASTTVPTTDGQWTLARLLVDELKEIGMSDVTVDANGYVMATLPANTDADIPTIGFLAHLDTATDFTGTNVNPQIVEGYDGEDLVLNPTIPVILSPKDFPALKNYVGHTLMTTDGTTLLGADNKAGIAEIMTAMHHLLTHPEIKHGRIRVAFTPDEEIGRGPHHFDVAAFDAKFAYTVDGGPLGELEYESFNAAAAEIVFHGTNVHPGTAKDKMVNSQKHAMAFQNRLPGDEAPEFTDGFEGFYHLISFEGSVEKTTVQYIIRDFDRTKFEARKHFLTALVEEWNKKYGAGSVEIKLNDQYYNMREKIEPHMEIVDIAHAAMESRGITPIIKPIRGGTDGSQLSYMGLPTPNIFTGGENYHGKFEFISVDNMVKATEVVVAIAERFAKEKEI comes from the coding sequence TTGAAACATGATTTGATTCGTCGTTTGACTACATATGCGAAGATCGATACACAGTCTGACTACGCAAGTACGACCGTTCCGACAACAGACGGACAATGGACGCTCGCCCGTCTCCTTGTTGACGAACTGAAGGAAATTGGCATGAGTGATGTGACCGTCGATGCAAACGGATATGTCATGGCGACTCTTCCTGCTAATACCGATGCGGACATTCCGACAATCGGATTTTTAGCACACTTGGATACGGCGACTGATTTTACAGGGACAAACGTCAATCCGCAAATCGTCGAAGGATATGATGGAGAAGACCTGGTGCTTAACCCAACGATTCCTGTCATCCTGTCACCAAAGGATTTTCCTGCACTTAAAAACTACGTCGGGCATACGTTGATGACAACAGATGGCACGACATTGCTCGGCGCAGACAATAAGGCCGGAATCGCCGAAATCATGACCGCGATGCATCATCTCCTCACGCACCCTGAAATCAAACATGGCCGGATTCGTGTCGCCTTCACACCTGATGAAGAAATCGGACGTGGTCCGCATCATTTTGACGTCGCTGCTTTTGATGCGAAATTCGCTTATACGGTTGACGGCGGTCCGCTCGGTGAACTTGAATATGAAAGTTTCAACGCAGCTGCTGCAGAAATCGTCTTCCACGGAACAAACGTCCACCCAGGGACGGCGAAAGACAAGATGGTCAACTCGCAAAAACATGCGATGGCTTTCCAGAACCGGTTACCGGGTGATGAAGCACCTGAATTTACAGACGGTTTCGAAGGATTCTACCATTTGATTTCGTTTGAAGGTTCGGTCGAAAAAACGACGGTCCAGTACATCATCCGTGATTTTGACCGGACTAAGTTCGAAGCCCGGAAACACTTCCTGACGGCTTTGGTCGAAGAATGGAACAAGAAATACGGGGCAGGCAGTGTCGAAATCAAACTAAATGATCAATATTACAACATGCGTGAGAAAATCGAGCCACATATGGAAATCGTTGATATCGCGCATGCGGCGATGGAGTCACGTGGTATCACCCCTATTATCAAACCGATTCGTGGCGGGACGGACGGTTCGCAACTGTCGTACATGGGACTTCCGACACCAAACATCTTTACAGGTGGCGAAAATTACCACGGAAAGTTTGAATTCATTTCCGTCGACAATATGGTGAAAGCAACGGAAGTTGTTGTGGCAATTGCGGAACGCTTTGCGAAAGAAAAAGAAATCTGA
- a CDS encoding zinc-binding dehydrogenase: protein MKAYVVEQYGKDATLTEKDVTLEQTGNYDLKIKVEGTSLNPLDTKMFFGHVAAAPATGILQGDVTGKIIEIGESVTSFSIGDHVIAFGGGLGNRSGALAEQMLVPEKMAVLRPENLDIATAGCLPVISLTAMEVLKERAAVHPGMRLYVAGGTGGVGHLVGQLAKHYGCDVTASASNDHKAMWLEQHGIRPHRYQDESAEQLLARLGHDGFDVIVDTVGGDHLQESFILAKERGKIISIATRTTQDLTMMHSKALTLEAVFVALPLLKGKEQEMLRQQAHLAEVARLVADGVVDLVIEEQVPRQLDALNAAYQIFDQQSHFGKVSII, encoded by the coding sequence ATGAAAGCATATGTCGTGGAACAGTACGGAAAAGACGCTACGTTAACAGAAAAAGACGTCACACTCGAACAAACAGGAAATTATGATTTAAAAATTAAAGTGGAAGGGACGAGCTTGAATCCACTGGACACCAAAATGTTTTTTGGTCATGTGGCGGCAGCTCCTGCAACTGGAATTCTCCAGGGAGATGTTACGGGGAAAATCATTGAAATCGGAGAGAGTGTGACGTCTTTTTCTATCGGCGATCACGTCATCGCATTTGGCGGCGGACTCGGTAACCGGTCCGGGGCACTGGCGGAGCAGATGTTGGTTCCTGAAAAGATGGCCGTACTCAGACCGGAGAATTTGGATATTGCAACAGCAGGTTGTCTGCCGGTCATCAGTCTGACAGCGATGGAAGTGTTGAAGGAACGGGCAGCTGTTCATCCGGGGATGCGCTTATATGTAGCAGGTGGAACGGGTGGAGTCGGACACCTTGTCGGACAACTGGCTAAACATTATGGATGTGATGTGACAGCGAGTGCTTCAAATGATCATAAAGCAATGTGGTTAGAACAACACGGTATTCGTCCGCACCGGTACCAGGATGAATCAGCCGAACAGTTATTAGCGCGTCTCGGTCATGATGGATTCGATGTCATCGTTGATACCGTCGGCGGAGATCATTTGCAAGAGTCTTTCATCCTTGCGAAGGAGCGCGGAAAAATCATTTCCATCGCCACCCGAACGACACAGGATTTGACGATGATGCACAGTAAGGCATTGACGCTCGAAGCCGTCTTCGTTGCCCTTCCATTGTTGAAAGGGAAAGAGCAGGAGATGTTACGTCAACAAGCGCATTTGGCAGAAGTGGCACGACTCGTCGCGGATGGAGTCGTCGATCTCGTCATCGAAGAGCAGGTGCCGCGTCAGCTTGATGCATTGAATGCAGCCTACCAAATCTTTGATCAGCAATCACATTTTGGAAAAGTAAGCATCATTTGA
- a CDS encoding class I SAM-dependent rRNA methyltransferase, producing MPREIYPVVVKTTAIEQIKDGQPFLYKELFQKTSHLKEAGALLRLMTEDKEYLATGYFGKQEKGIGWLLSTDELQDIDETFFKEKIEVALDRRNDFFENDLIDTFRVFNGSGDGIGGLTIDCFDHHYLITFENEGIYSFKADIVSALESLIHFKSIYEKRTFQIDGQPVKGDDFLAGERGDFPEVLQENGIPLLYHLDAGMRTGLDIHQRELRSVVKQHASDRRVLNLFSDTGTLTAAALLGGAVETTSVDFSTRSRNKTIEQLELHQFDSTTQTILVQDAFDYIDQADKKTRFDFVIVHPPTLVKTQARHFRAEVDLPALIQQTIHMTHRGGLLLITTDCPLFDQVRFMKMVDQAFKKLRQTYEIVWESTPLEDFPEHASLKETASKSVLIRRK from the coding sequence GTGCCACGTGAAATTTATCCGGTTGTCGTCAAAACGACAGCCATCGAACAAATCAAAGACGGACAACCGTTTTTGTACAAAGAATTGTTTCAAAAAACCAGTCATCTCAAAGAAGCTGGTGCCTTACTCCGGCTGATGACAGAAGATAAAGAATACCTTGCAACGGGTTATTTTGGCAAGCAGGAAAAAGGGATTGGTTGGTTACTGTCGACTGATGAACTGCAAGACATCGACGAAACTTTCTTCAAAGAAAAAATCGAGGTTGCCCTCGATCGTCGAAATGATTTTTTTGAGAATGATTTGATTGATACGTTCCGGGTCTTTAACGGTTCAGGAGACGGCATCGGCGGATTGACCATCGATTGTTTTGATCACCATTATCTGATTACGTTTGAAAACGAAGGCATCTACTCTTTTAAAGCCGATATCGTATCAGCGCTCGAATCACTTATCCACTTTAAGAGCATTTATGAAAAACGGACTTTCCAGATCGATGGACAACCGGTCAAAGGTGACGATTTCTTAGCTGGTGAACGCGGTGATTTCCCAGAAGTCTTGCAAGAAAACGGCATCCCCCTGTTGTACCATCTCGATGCCGGTATGCGCACCGGGCTTGATATCCATCAGCGTGAACTCCGTTCCGTCGTCAAACAACATGCTTCAGATCGACGTGTCTTGAATCTGTTTTCTGACACAGGCACGTTAACGGCAGCTGCCTTACTTGGTGGTGCAGTCGAGACGACAAGCGTCGATTTCTCGACACGAAGCCGTAATAAAACAATTGAGCAGTTGGAACTGCATCAATTCGATTCAACGACACAGACGATTCTTGTCCAGGACGCGTTTGACTATATCGATCAAGCCGACAAAAAAACACGCTTTGATTTCGTCATCGTTCATCCGCCGACTCTTGTCAAAACACAGGCACGCCATTTCCGGGCGGAAGTCGACTTACCCGCTTTGATTCAACAAACCATCCACATGACGCATCGTGGCGGTTTATTGCTGATTACGACAGACTGTCCTTTGTTTGACCAGGTCCGCTTTATGAAGATGGTCGATCAAGCATTTAAAAAATTACGTCAAACGTACGAAATCGTTTGGGAAAGTACTCCTTTAGAAGACTTCCCGGAACATGCTTCTTTAAAAGAAACGGCTTCAAAATCCGTATTAATCCGTCGTAAATAA
- a CDS encoding (deoxy)nucleoside triphosphate pyrophosphohydrolase produces MSKKTVQVVGAVITNSSHEVLCALRSPVMSLPNLWEFPGGKIEPGERPEESLLREIQEELNCTIQVDDHIETTRYEYDKVFVELSTFQSTIVSGEPQALEHAELRWVPVKQLDSLDWAPADIPSVKKIMKAFSTK; encoded by the coding sequence ATGTCCAAGAAGACAGTTCAGGTTGTAGGTGCAGTTATAACTAACTCAAGTCATGAAGTGCTGTGTGCTCTTCGAAGTCCTGTCATGTCATTACCGAACTTATGGGAGTTTCCGGGCGGGAAAATCGAACCGGGTGAACGTCCGGAAGAGTCTCTCCTCCGCGAAATTCAGGAAGAATTAAATTGTACGATTCAAGTGGACGATCATATCGAAACAACACGATATGAATACGACAAAGTATTTGTTGAGTTATCGACTTTTCAATCAACGATTGTATCAGGTGAACCTCAAGCATTGGAACATGCGGAATTACGATGGGTACCCGTCAAACAGTTGGATTCTTTAGATTGGGCTCCGGCAGATATTCCGTCTGTAAAAAAAATCATGAAAGCTTTTTCCACGAAATAA
- a CDS encoding DUF3427 domain-containing protein: MSSFQEKLRSQNTESHPFEKSSPIQPADYTAELLTHLNELFYKSIVELQQNQLTGEMIETTNRWLSALDEPLLVAPLHRELTSSTTTPVQYEKSLRAWDLIAPGQENQEKLLHHLINELSTAQSADWMVSFTRHSGIQALVPSFQEAERINKPIRILTSFYMNITEAKALRTLMQFKNIEIKIYEPIKKNQAFHPKAYLFTRETDLHSTIIGSSNLSKSALTNGLEWNVRIPHSPLTSLVSQAQTLFNNLWNSEEAISCTSAILDQYEQHHLDSPKIKQFVVNDRVAEPSVEYEVIQPNEMQLPALEQLHRLRLKQQTKAMVIAATGTGKTYLAAFDVKQFAAKRVLFVAHRGKLLSQAEETFKKIFTDIHATFGRYQANQKDLDKQFTFATIQTFSKEVHLEQFDPNTFDYIIIDEFHHAASESYQKILNYFTPQFLLGITATPERMDGLNIFKLVDHNIAYEIRLYDALAQDLLTPFHYFGIQDDEAIDYEVIPQKNGLYIEKDLVEALERSSRTDYILEMMTKFGHSGTARVGLGFCVNIDHAEYMAAEFNKHQIESLAITSKQTEAEREHAIQRLEDDQDPLSFIFTVDLFNEGVDIPKINVMLFLRPTESPTIFIQQLGRGLRKHESKEYVTILDFIGNSQRAFVAPLVLSGQQSFHSIDRYHIANAVQNHFPILPEGSLAILDRVTETFIIEQMKKIEFSASKQLRESYQRLMTMIGDTPSLNDLVTHPDAPAIETIIQQWKSVLKLKQLEKVATDEEVALLLNPDTRRVLQHIESWFPIREPFSLLMVQSLFNQRTISADDVIQSTATRFAVSPEALTHRLSLIQHLFNRWSTSLKHDRIVLLVESAAGEYTFSEEMTRILASSPALVDYLHELIQAGLHSFEQLSGGENWLTSPQSLISRMTYSRSVIQRLLQSSSQEGSWREGVAQAGNDYVLFVNLHKNESIEDQLNYQDYFIDKHHFHWQSQNRTTDLSKIGELYRHHEAQGIKIHLFIRKAEKEQGRSLPFTYFGELIHKSSHGSKPINVEWILKEPLTSEEFISWKKLS, translated from the coding sequence ATGTCATCGTTTCAAGAAAAATTACGCAGTCAAAATACTGAATCTCATCCTTTTGAAAAAAGCTCTCCGATTCAACCAGCAGATTATACCGCCGAATTACTGACACACTTAAACGAGCTCTTCTATAAATCGATTGTTGAACTTCAACAAAATCAACTGACCGGGGAAATGATTGAAACCACAAACCGTTGGCTCTCTGCATTAGATGAGCCGCTTTTGGTTGCACCCTTGCATCGTGAACTAACATCCTCTACTACGACACCCGTACAATATGAAAAATCATTAAGAGCATGGGACTTAATTGCACCGGGTCAAGAAAATCAGGAAAAACTGTTGCATCACTTGATCAATGAATTATCAACAGCCCAATCCGCCGACTGGATGGTCAGCTTTACACGCCATTCCGGAATCCAAGCACTCGTCCCTTCATTTCAAGAAGCGGAACGAATCAATAAACCGATTCGTATTTTAACTTCATTTTATATGAACATTACAGAAGCCAAAGCATTACGGACTCTGATGCAATTTAAAAATATCGAGATTAAAATTTACGAACCGATCAAAAAAAATCAAGCCTTCCATCCAAAAGCGTATTTATTTACACGGGAAACTGATTTACACAGTACGATTATCGGTTCATCTAATTTATCAAAGTCTGCTTTAACAAATGGATTAGAATGGAATGTTCGAATTCCCCATTCTCCTCTCACCTCTTTAGTTTCTCAAGCACAAACATTATTTAATAATCTCTGGAACAGTGAAGAAGCGATTTCCTGCACATCAGCTATTTTAGATCAATATGAACAACATCATTTAGACTCTCCGAAGATCAAACAGTTTGTTGTGAATGATCGAGTCGCAGAACCCTCTGTTGAATACGAAGTGATTCAACCAAATGAAATGCAGCTTCCGGCTTTGGAACAATTACACCGTTTACGGTTAAAACAACAAACAAAAGCAATGGTCATTGCAGCAACGGGAACAGGAAAAACCTATTTGGCGGCTTTCGACGTCAAACAATTTGCAGCTAAACGTGTTCTGTTTGTCGCTCACCGCGGAAAACTTTTATCTCAAGCGGAAGAAACATTTAAGAAAATTTTCACAGATATCCATGCCACATTCGGACGGTACCAGGCAAATCAAAAAGATCTTGATAAGCAATTTACTTTTGCGACCATTCAAACGTTCTCAAAAGAAGTTCATTTGGAACAATTCGATCCAAACACTTTTGATTACATCATCATCGATGAGTTTCACCATGCTGCTTCCGAGTCTTACCAAAAAATCCTCAACTACTTTACACCGCAATTTTTACTCGGAATTACGGCAACACCGGAACGAATGGACGGATTAAATATCTTTAAGTTAGTGGACCACAATATTGCATACGAAATTCGATTATATGATGCTCTGGCCCAAGACTTGTTAACACCGTTCCATTACTTTGGTATTCAAGATGATGAAGCCATTGATTACGAAGTCATTCCGCAAAAAAATGGATTGTACATTGAAAAAGATTTAGTGGAAGCACTCGAACGTTCTTCCCGGACGGACTATATCCTCGAGATGATGACTAAATTTGGTCACAGCGGTACGGCTCGGGTCGGACTCGGTTTTTGTGTCAATATTGATCATGCCGAATACATGGCTGCTGAGTTTAACAAGCACCAGATCGAGTCACTGGCCATCACGAGTAAACAAACGGAAGCAGAACGGGAACACGCCATTCAACGGCTGGAAGATGATCAGGATCCGCTATCGTTTATCTTTACAGTCGATCTCTTTAATGAAGGTGTCGACATTCCTAAAATTAACGTCATGCTGTTTTTACGTCCTACGGAGTCACCAACGATTTTTATTCAACAACTTGGTCGCGGTTTACGGAAACATGAGTCAAAAGAGTACGTCACGATTTTAGACTTTATCGGCAACAGTCAACGCGCTTTTGTGGCACCGCTTGTCTTATCTGGTCAGCAATCTTTTCATTCGATCGATCGCTATCATATCGCCAATGCGGTTCAAAATCATTTTCCAATTTTGCCTGAAGGTTCCTTGGCAATTTTGGATCGTGTGACAGAGACATTTATCATTGAACAAATGAAAAAAATCGAGTTTTCGGCCAGTAAACAATTACGTGAAAGCTACCAGCGTCTGATGACTATGATCGGCGACACACCATCATTAAATGATTTGGTGACACATCCGGACGCCCCCGCAATCGAAACGATTATTCAACAGTGGAAAAGTGTTCTAAAGCTAAAACAACTGGAAAAAGTAGCAACCGATGAAGAAGTGGCTTTGTTGCTTAATCCGGATACACGACGCGTGCTCCAACATATCGAAAGTTGGTTCCCGATCCGCGAACCATTCAGCTTATTGATGGTGCAATCGCTGTTCAATCAACGGACGATTTCCGCTGATGATGTCATTCAATCAACCGCAACCCGCTTTGCCGTTTCACCGGAAGCCTTAACTCATCGTTTGTCTTTGATTCAGCATCTATTTAATCGCTGGTCTACTTCTTTAAAACATGATCGGATTGTGTTGCTTGTTGAATCTGCTGCTGGTGAATATACCTTCTCGGAAGAAATGACACGGATTTTAGCTTCGTCGCCAGCATTAGTCGACTATTTGCATGAGCTAATCCAGGCAGGCCTCCACTCATTTGAACAACTTTCAGGTGGAGAAAATTGGTTGACTAGTCCTCAATCATTGATTTCAAGAATGACATACAGTCGCTCTGTCATCCAACGATTGTTACAATCTTCAAGCCAGGAAGGATCGTGGCGCGAAGGGGTTGCTCAAGCCGGAAATGATTATGTATTATTCGTTAATTTACACAAAAATGAATCGATTGAAGATCAATTGAATTATCAAGACTACTTTATCGATAAACACCATTTCCACTGGCAATCACAAAATCGGACTACTGACTTAAGCAAAATCGGTGAACTTTACCGCCATCATGAAGCACAGGGAATCAAAATTCATCTCTTTATTCGAAAAGCTGAAAAGGAACAAGGTCGCTCTCTGCCCTTTACGTACTTCGGTGAATTGATTCACAAAAGCAGTCATGGATCAAAACCGATTAATGTGGAGTGGATTTTAAAAGAGCCCTTAACAAGTGAAGAATTTATTTCGTGGAAAAAGCTTTCATGA
- a CDS encoding OsmC family protein translates to MKHHFHLTADWPGNRNDVGQIETGELKTKISIPDAMDGPGVGTNPDEMLLGAAATCYIITLAAMLERNNIPKVSLTMESEGIVDVTNGVFTYDAIIHRPTLILPVETTEANLTKARRLAEKAEGSCMITRALAGNVKVSLEAVVELEG, encoded by the coding sequence ATGAAACATCATTTTCACCTGACAGCAGACTGGCCCGGCAACCGCAATGATGTCGGTCAAATCGAGACCGGCGAATTGAAAACAAAGATTTCGATTCCGGACGCAATGGACGGCCCCGGTGTCGGTACCAATCCGGACGAGATGTTGCTCGGTGCAGCCGCGACATGTTACATCATCACGCTGGCCGCGATGCTCGAACGAAACAACATCCCGAAAGTGTCCCTCACGATGGAATCGGAAGGAATCGTCGATGTCACGAACGGCGTCTTCACCTATGACGCGATCATTCACCGACCGACCTTGATTCTACCGGTAGAGACGACAGAAGCGAACCTGACGAAAGCACGCCGCCTGGCTGAAAAAGCAGAAGGATCGTGTATGATTACGCGGGCACTGGCTGGTAATGTGAAGGTTTCGTTAGAGGCGGTTGTGGAGTTGGAAGGCTGA
- a CDS encoding aldo/keto reductase: protein MNKSVTLGKSNLTVNPIGLGTNAVGGHNLYPNLDEQAGRDLVRVALMNGINFLDTAYIYGPERSEELVGEVWSETVERDEVILATKGAHQLIDGKAVMNNSPEFLKQAVEDSLKRLRTDYIDLYYIHFPDETTPKDEAVAALAELKAAGKIRAIGVSNFSLEQLKKANKDGHVDVYQGEYNLFKRDAEKEILPYIREHGISFVPYFPLAAGLLAGKYDADTKFDDLRKNDPLFQEDVFKDNLAKVDLLRPIAEAKDAEVAHIVLAWYLAQDGIDAIIPGAKRADQVTDTIRTLDVELTEDEIRQIDHIFS from the coding sequence ATGAACAAATCAGTCACTCTTGGAAAATCTAATCTTACCGTCAATCCAATCGGTCTTGGAACGAATGCGGTCGGAGGACACAACCTTTATCCAAATCTCGATGAACAGGCAGGTCGGGATCTTGTCCGCGTCGCTTTGATGAACGGTATTAACTTCTTGGATACCGCCTACATTTATGGTCCGGAACGTTCGGAAGAACTGGTCGGAGAAGTGTGGAGTGAAACAGTGGAACGTGATGAAGTTATTCTTGCGACAAAAGGGGCACACCAACTCATCGACGGTAAGGCCGTCATGAACAACTCACCTGAATTTTTGAAACAAGCGGTCGAAGATAGTCTGAAGCGTCTGCGGACAGATTACATTGATTTGTATTACATTCACTTCCCGGACGAGACGACACCAAAAGACGAAGCCGTCGCAGCTCTTGCTGAGCTAAAAGCCGCAGGAAAAATTCGGGCGATCGGTGTCTCGAACTTCTCGCTCGAGCAGTTAAAAAAAGCCAATAAGGACGGTCATGTCGACGTCTACCAAGGTGAGTACAATCTCTTTAAACGTGATGCCGAAAAAGAGATTTTACCGTATATTCGGGAACACGGCATTTCATTCGTACCGTACTTCCCGCTTGCTGCCGGTCTGCTTGCCGGAAAATATGATGCAGATACGAAGTTTGATGATCTTCGGAAAAACGATCCGTTGTTCCAGGAGGATGTATTCAAAGACAATCTGGCAAAAGTCGACTTGTTGCGTCCGATTGCGGAAGCGAAAGATGCCGAAGTCGCGCACATCGTTCTCGCCTGGTATTTAGCACAGGACGGCATCGACGCCATCATCCCGGGTGCGAAACGGGCTGATCAAGTCACGGATACCATCCGGACACTTGATGTCGAATTAACGGAAGACGAGATTCGTCAAATCGATCACATCTTCAGCTGA
- a CDS encoding aldo/keto reductase, protein MNETERTVILAALKQKTVTLPDQTHVRALGQGTWRMGEDQSKHQAEIEALHVGLDSGMELIDTAEMYGEGASEQLIREVLKKRRDDVFLVSKVYPHNAGGEKLRAACEQTLENLGTDYLDLYLLHWRGSIPLQETVDGLEQLKAEGKIRRWGVSNFDVSDMNELLSLRNGDQCAVNQVLYHLGSRGIEYELMPLLKQHGIPVMAYCPLAEGGSLRDQLLDHPTVERLAEEHGVKPAQILLAWAIRSGDVIAIPKAGQAQHVEENGKAALVELTDEEYTALDEAFPAPTKKEPLDIV, encoded by the coding sequence ATGAATGAGACAGAACGGACCGTCATACTGGCGGCACTGAAACAAAAGACCGTTACACTTCCGGATCAGACGCATGTTCGTGCACTTGGCCAAGGGACATGGCGTATGGGAGAAGACCAAAGTAAGCATCAGGCTGAAATCGAAGCCTTGCACGTCGGACTCGACAGCGGGATGGAACTGATCGATACCGCGGAAATGTACGGGGAAGGAGCCTCCGAACAACTGATTCGCGAGGTACTGAAAAAACGACGTGACGACGTGTTCCTCGTCTCAAAAGTCTATCCCCATAATGCTGGCGGCGAAAAACTGCGCGCAGCCTGTGAGCAGACACTTGAAAATCTCGGTACTGATTATTTAGATCTCTACTTGTTGCACTGGCGCGGCAGCATTCCGCTTCAGGAAACGGTCGACGGTCTCGAGCAATTAAAGGCAGAAGGTAAAATCCGCCGTTGGGGTGTCTCTAACTTTGATGTCTCTGACATGAACGAACTTTTATCACTTCGTAACGGCGATCAATGTGCTGTCAACCAAGTGCTGTATCATCTTGGTTCGCGTGGTATCGAGTATGAGTTGATGCCGCTCTTAAAACAACACGGGATTCCGGTCATGGCCTATTGCCCACTCGCAGAAGGCGGCAGCTTACGGGACCAATTGCTTGATCATCCGACTGTCGAACGTCTTGCGGAAGAGCATGGCGTCAAACCGGCACAAATTCTACTTGCCTGGGCGATTCGCAGCGGTGACGTCATCGCAATCCCGAAAGCCGGACAGGCACAACACGTGGAAGAAAACGGGAAAGCGGCGCTCGTCGAGTTAACCGACGAAGAATATACAGCACTCGATGAAGCATTCCCGGCACCAACTAAAAAAGAACCACTCGATATCGTTTAA
- a CDS encoding cupin domain-containing protein, translated as MNVETFYFDDDGEIPNNPDLPVLIYRHAFEDPSSIEQTFNTHNWRNSWVDGIFDFHHYHSVAHEVIGILEGHASIQLGGPLGKTFTLTAGDVVILPAGTGHKALHTSRRFQVVGAYPKGQDYDTLTGDPCERPDNLKRIAQVERPQTDPVYGQQGPLLEHW; from the coding sequence ATGAACGTCGAGACTTTTTATTTCGATGATGATGGCGAGATTCCCAACAATCCTGATTTGCCTGTACTTATTTATCGGCACGCCTTTGAAGATCCCTCTTCCATCGAACAGACCTTCAATACGCACAATTGGCGAAACAGTTGGGTGGATGGGATTTTTGATTTCCATCATTATCACAGCGTCGCCCATGAGGTCATCGGTATTCTTGAGGGGCATGCCAGTATCCAACTCGGTGGACCACTTGGGAAGACCTTCACGTTGACGGCTGGTGATGTTGTCATCCTTCCTGCTGGCACGGGTCACAAGGCTTTACACACGAGTCGACGGTTTCAGGTCGTCGGCGCCTATCCGAAAGGGCAAGACTACGATACATTGACCGGTGATCCGTGTGAACGCCCGGATAACCTGAAGCGGATTGCCCAAGTGGAACGGCCGCAAACAGATCCCGTTTATGGACAACAAGGACCGTTACTTGAGCACTGGTAA
- a CDS encoding putative quinol monooxygenase gives MIAIEAKLEVQPAKRQEFLEATKTLIEGSRLEAGNISYDLFQSTEDENVFMMIEKWEDQAAIETHNTSAHFGQFVAFAQTALAKPLDVQSFNA, from the coding sequence ATGATCGCCATTGAAGCAAAATTAGAAGTACAACCAGCAAAACGTCAAGAGTTTTTAGAAGCTACTAAAACGTTGATCGAAGGATCACGCTTGGAAGCGGGCAACATCAGCTATGACCTGTTCCAAAGCACGGAAGATGAAAATGTCTTCATGATGATTGAGAAATGGGAAGATCAAGCTGCCATTGAAACGCACAACACGAGTGCGCATTTCGGTCAGTTCGTGGCGTTTGCGCAAACAGCGCTTGCGAAACCACTTGATGTTCAATCATTTAACGCGTAA